A segment of the Methanomassiliicoccaceae archaeon DOK genome:
GCCATGACCCTCGGCGCCCTGGTCCAGTTCAGGCTCCAGCTCCCGATGCTGAACCTCCTGTCCAAGTGCGACACCCTGTCGGAGGACGACGAGCAGAGGATGCTCGACTGGTACTCGGTGCCGGATGTCCTCTACGGCGATCTCCTCGACTCCGATTCCATCCCCCAGACGGTCGTCGGCATGGAGCTCTTCAAGGCCATGGAGAACACCGGCGTGTTCGGGGAGATAAGGGCGGTGTCCGCTCAGGACTTCATAGGTCTGGAGGAGATCTACGCCGCATCCCAGCTGACGTTCTTCGGCGGAGAGGACAACGAGAGAGAGTGACGCTGAGTCCCGTCCCGCGGTCGGTCAGGTGCAACCCGGTCCGAAACGCGCGGAGAACGGGGTCAGTAAAGTCAGAATGAGAGGATGACGGGTCTGGCGGTTCTCCCGTCGCCCGTCATCCTTGGAGTTTCATACCATGGCCCGCAGGGGTCATGGCCGTTTCTTTGCTTGCTTCCCGCGGTCCGGAATCATCCGAACATGTACGCGGGGGCGGGCTTGGCCTTGTTCCTGCCTGCCTCGAGGACCTTGTCCTTCGCGTTAAGGAAGTCCTTCTCGGTGACATGGTCGCGGTCGTTCCTGATCGCGAGCATTCCGGCCTCGGTGCAGATGCTCTTGATCTCGGCACCTGAAACGCCCTCCGTGATCTCGGCGAGCTTCTTCGCGGAGACCTTCTTGTCGACGTTCATGTGGGCCAGGTGGATCTCGAAGATCTGCTTTCTGCCGTCCACGTCGGGCAGTCCGACGTCGATGATCCTGTCGAACCTTCCGGGCCTCAGGAGAGCGTCGTCCAGGATGTCGGGCCTGTTGGTGGCGCCGATGATCTTGACGTCGCTGGTGGGGGTGAAGCCGTCCAGCTCGGACAGCAGCTGCATGAGGGTCCTCTGGACCTCCCTGTCGCCGGACGTCGCCACGTCGAGCCTCCTGGCTCCGACCGAGTCGAGCTCGTCGATGAAGATGATGCTGGGGGCCTTCTCCTTGGCCAGCTGGAACAGCTCGCGGACGAGTCTGGCACCCTCCCCGATGTACTTCTGGACCAGCTCGGACCCTACCAGCCTGATGAACGTGGCCTGGGTGGCGTTGGCGACGGCCTTCGCCATGAGGGTCTTGCCCGTTCCGGGGGGACCGACGAGGAGCACGCCCTTGGGAGGCTCTATGCCGACCTTCGCGTAGAGCTCGGGTCTCAGCAGGGGGTCCTCCACGGCTTCGCGGAGCTCCAGCATCTGCTGCTTCAGTCCGCCGATGTCCTCGTAGCTGACGTCGGGCTTGTCGATGATCTCCGCACCGGAGACGACAGGGTCGATGGGTGCGGGGAGAACGCTCATCACGGAGAGGGTCTGCTTGTTCAGCGACACCCTGCATCCGGGGACCAGGTCGCTCTCAGGCACGTACTCGGAGACCGACACGACGAAGTCGGGTCCCGTGGAGCTCTTGACGACAACGCGGTTGTCGGGCAGGACGTCCTTGACGGCGCCTATGATGAGCGGCGGGCTCTTGAGTCTCTCGAGCTCGTTCCTGAGCCTCGAGATGTCCTTCTGCAGCCTGAAGAGCTCACTCTCGGAGTAGCGCTTCTCGGTCTCGGCGTTCTGGAGGTCCTCCATAAGCCTGACGTTCCTCTCCTCGAGGGTCACA
Coding sequences within it:
- the pan gene encoding proteasome-activating nucleotidase yields the protein MTDTNDEVAELKAKIVTLEERNVRLMEDLQNAETEKRYSESELFRLQKDISRLRNELERLKSPPLIIGAVKDVLPDNRVVVKSSTGPDFVVSVSEYVPESDLVPGCRVSLNKQTLSVMSVLPAPIDPVVSGAEIIDKPDVSYEDIGGLKQQMLELREAVEDPLLRPELYAKVGIEPPKGVLLVGPPGTGKTLMAKAVANATQATFIRLVGSELVQKYIGEGARLVRELFQLAKEKAPSIIFIDELDSVGARRLDVATSGDREVQRTLMQLLSELDGFTPTSDVKIIGATNRPDILDDALLRPGRFDRIIDVGLPDVDGRKQIFEIHLAHMNVDKKVSAKKLAEITEGVSGAEIKSICTEAGMLAIRNDRDHVTEKDFLNAKDKVLEAGRNKAKPAPAYMFG